A genomic stretch from Pseudomonas alkylphenolica includes:
- a CDS encoding hydrogen peroxide-inducible genes activator, which yields MTLTELRYIVTLAQEQHFGHAAERCHVSQPTLSVGVKKLEDELGVLIFERSKSAVRLTPVGEGIVAQAQKVLEQAQGIRELAQAGKNQLTAPLKVGAIYTVGPYLFPHLIPQLHRVAPQMPLYIEENFTHILRDKLRNGELDAVIIALPFNEADVLTLPLYDEPFYVLMPSEHPWTKKQTIDASLLNDKSLLLLGEGHCFRDQVLEACPTLTKGSDGTKHTTVESSSLETIRHMVASGLGVSILPLSAVHSHHYAPGVIEVRPLSPPAPFRTVAIAWRASFPRPKAIEILADSIRLCSVAKPPASA from the coding sequence ATGACCCTCACAGAATTGCGCTACATCGTCACCCTCGCCCAGGAACAGCACTTCGGCCATGCCGCCGAGCGTTGCCATGTCAGCCAGCCGACTCTGTCGGTCGGCGTGAAAAAGCTTGAGGACGAGCTGGGTGTACTGATCTTCGAGCGCAGCAAAAGCGCTGTACGCCTGACCCCGGTTGGCGAAGGCATTGTCGCCCAGGCGCAGAAAGTCCTCGAGCAGGCCCAAGGCATCCGCGAACTGGCCCAGGCCGGCAAGAACCAGCTGACCGCACCGCTGAAAGTCGGGGCGATCTACACAGTTGGCCCTTACCTGTTCCCGCACCTGATTCCACAACTGCATCGGGTTGCCCCGCAGATGCCGTTGTACATCGAAGAAAACTTCACCCACATCCTGCGCGACAAGCTGCGCAACGGTGAGCTGGACGCGGTGATCATTGCCCTGCCGTTCAACGAGGCCGATGTCCTGACCCTGCCGCTGTACGATGAACCTTTCTATGTGCTGATGCCCAGCGAGCACCCCTGGACCAAGAAGCAAACCATCGACGCCAGCCTGCTCAACGACAAGAGCCTGCTGCTGCTCGGCGAGGGCCATTGCTTCCGCGACCAGGTACTCGAAGCCTGCCCGACCCTGACCAAGGGCAGCGACGGCACCAAGCACACCACGGTCGAGTCCAGCTCGCTGGAAACCATTCGCCACATGGTTGCGTCGGGTCTTGGCGTGTCGATCCTGCCGTTGTCGGCGGTACACAGCCATCACTACGCTCCCGGGGTTATCGAAGTGCGTCCGTTGAGCCCGCCGGCACCGTTTCGCACGGTGGCGATCGCCTGGCGCGCGAGCTTCCCGCGGCCCAAGGCAATCGAGATCCTCGCCGACTCCATCCGCCTGTGCTCGGTGGCCAAGCCACCTGCGAGCGCGTAG
- the recG gene encoding ATP-dependent DNA helicase RecG, with protein sequence MPELSQVSVTALKGVGEAMAEKLAKVGLENLQDVLFHLPLRYQDRTRVVPIGALRPGQDAVIEGVVSGTDVVMGKRRSLLVRLGDGTGVLSLRFYHFSNAQKEGLKRGTHLRCYGEARPGASGLEIYHPEYRALTGDEPAPVEQTLTPIYPTTEGLTQQRLRQLCQQSLAMLGPRSLPDWLPVELARDYQLAPLDDAIRYLHHPPADADVDELAEGQHWAQHRLAFEELLTHQLSQQRLRESLRAQRAPVLPKATRLPQQYLANLGFAPTGAQQRVGNEIAYDLSQPEPMLRLVQGDVGAGKTVVAALAALQALEAGYQVALMAPTEILAEQHFVTFKRWLEPLGIEVAWLAGKLKGKARVSALEQIAAGAPMVVGTHALFQDEVKFKNLALAIIDEQHRFGVQQRLALRQKGVGGQLCPHQLIMTATPIPRTLAMSAYADLDTSILDELPPGRTPVNTVLVADSRRFEVVERVRAACAEGRQAYWVCTLIEESEELTCQAAETTFEELGSALGELRVGLIHGRMKPAEKAAVMAEFKQGHLQLLVATTVIEVGVDVPNASLMIIENPERLGLAQLHQLRGRVGRGSAVSHCVLLYHPPLSQIGRERLGIMRETNDGFIIAEKDLELRGPGEMLGTRQTGLLQFKVADLMRDADLLPAVRDAAQALLARWPEHVSPLLERWLRHGQQYGQV encoded by the coding sequence ATGCCGGAGTTGTCCCAGGTATCGGTAACTGCATTGAAGGGCGTTGGCGAGGCCATGGCCGAGAAACTCGCCAAGGTCGGCCTGGAGAACCTTCAGGATGTGCTTTTCCACCTGCCCCTGCGCTATCAGGACCGCACCCGTGTGGTTCCGATCGGCGCGCTGCGCCCTGGCCAGGATGCGGTGATCGAAGGGGTGGTCAGCGGCACCGATGTGGTCATGGGCAAGCGTCGCAGCCTGTTGGTGCGCCTGGGTGACGGCACTGGTGTGCTGAGCCTGCGTTTCTACCACTTCAGCAATGCGCAGAAGGAAGGCCTCAAGCGCGGCACCCACCTGCGTTGCTACGGCGAAGCCCGTCCCGGCGCCTCGGGGCTGGAGATCTACCACCCGGAATACCGCGCCCTGACTGGCGACGAACCGGCGCCGGTGGAACAGACCCTGACGCCAATCTACCCGACCACCGAAGGCCTGACCCAACAGCGCTTGCGCCAGCTGTGCCAGCAAAGCCTGGCCATGCTAGGCCCGCGCAGCCTGCCGGACTGGCTGCCAGTGGAGCTGGCCCGGGACTACCAGCTCGCGCCGCTGGACGATGCCATCCGTTACCTGCATCACCCGCCGGCCGATGCCGACGTCGACGAACTTGCCGAAGGCCAGCACTGGGCCCAGCACCGCCTGGCCTTTGAAGAGCTGCTGACCCACCAGCTGTCCCAGCAGCGCCTGCGCGAAAGCCTGCGGGCGCAACGGGCACCGGTGCTACCCAAGGCTACGCGTTTGCCACAGCAGTACCTGGCCAACCTCGGCTTTGCGCCGACTGGTGCCCAGCAACGGGTCGGCAACGAGATTGCCTACGACCTCAGCCAGCCCGAGCCAATGCTGCGCCTGGTCCAAGGCGACGTCGGCGCCGGCAAGACCGTGGTTGCCGCCCTTGCCGCCCTGCAGGCTCTGGAGGCTGGCTATCAGGTCGCGCTGATGGCCCCGACCGAGATTCTCGCCGAACAGCACTTCGTGACCTTCAAACGCTGGCTGGAGCCGCTGGGCATCGAAGTGGCCTGGTTGGCCGGCAAGCTCAAGGGCAAGGCTCGCGTCAGCGCCCTGGAACAGATCGCCGCTGGTGCACCGATGGTGGTCGGCACCCATGCCCTGTTCCAGGACGAGGTGAAGTTCAAGAACCTGGCCCTGGCGATAATCGACGAACAGCACCGTTTCGGCGTACAGCAGCGCTTGGCGCTACGCCAGAAAGGCGTGGGCGGCCAGCTCTGCCCGCATCAGCTGATCATGACCGCAACACCTATCCCGCGGACCTTGGCGATGAGTGCCTACGCCGATCTCGACACCTCGATCCTCGACGAGCTGCCGCCCGGGCGCACACCCGTCAACACGGTATTGGTCGCCGACAGCCGCCGCTTCGAAGTGGTCGAGCGGGTCCGCGCCGCCTGCGCCGAAGGCCGCCAAGCCTACTGGGTCTGTACGCTGATCGAAGAATCCGAAGAGCTGACCTGCCAGGCCGCCGAAACCACCTTCGAGGAGCTGGGCAGCGCCCTGGGTGAGCTGCGTGTCGGCTTGATCCACGGGCGCATGAAGCCTGCCGAAAAGGCCGCCGTCATGGCCGAGTTCAAGCAAGGCCACCTGCAGCTACTGGTGGCGACCACGGTGATCGAGGTCGGCGTCGATGTCCCCAACGCCAGCCTGATGATCATCGAGAACCCCGAACGCCTGGGCCTGGCCCAGCTGCACCAGTTGCGCGGGCGAGTCGGCCGGGGCAGCGCGGTGAGCCATTGCGTACTGCTCTATCACCCGCCGCTGTCGCAGATCGGTCGCGAACGACTGGGGATCATGCGTGAAACCAATGATGGCTTCATCATTGCCGAGAAAGACCTGGAGCTGCGCGGCCCCGGTGAAATGCTTGGCACCCGCCAGACCGGCCTGTTGCAGTTCAAGGTCGCCGACCTGATGCGCGATGCCGACCTGCTCCCCGCCGTGCGTGATGCCGCCCAAGCCCTGCTGGCGCGCTGGCCCGAGCATGTCAGCCCGCTGCTGGAGCGCTGGCTGCGTCATGGCCAGCAATATGGACAGGTGTGA
- a CDS encoding aminoacyl-tRNA deacylase and HDOD domain-containing protein, which produces MTEVALDTATPHAPSVIRLLLEKLGIAYREVQDRPQLLPERKIQAVLLDDEVGALMVLFPQNQLLDLNRLTELTGRKLAAVPLDRLKTMLDKHGLKILPGLPALTSSPCLYDESLLKPERLLIHSGEAGLLLEIERDDFKKMLSKASAGNFGEPLSSIRPNLDRPTDDREEITQAVQAFTARRIQQRLESTIEIPPLAETAQKIIKLRVDPNATIDDITGVVETDPALAAQVVSWAASPYYASPGKIRSVEDAIVRVLGFDLVINLALGLALGKTLSLPKDHPQHTTPYWQQSIYTAAVIEGLTRAMPRAERPEAGLTYLAGLLHNFGYLLLAHVFPPHFSLICRHLEVNPHLCHSYVEQHLLGISREQIGAWLMRYWDMPEELSTALRFQHDPLYEGDHAAFPNLVCLAIRLLRARGIGSGPDESIPDELLERLNISREKAADVVNKVLEAEVLLRELASQFNQQH; this is translated from the coding sequence ATGACTGAAGTTGCCCTGGATACCGCAACCCCCCACGCTCCGTCTGTTATCCGGTTGCTGCTGGAAAAGCTTGGCATTGCCTATCGTGAAGTGCAGGATCGTCCGCAGCTGTTGCCCGAGCGCAAGATCCAGGCGGTGTTGCTCGATGACGAAGTCGGCGCGCTGATGGTGCTGTTCCCGCAAAACCAATTGCTCGACCTCAACCGCTTGACCGAGCTGACCGGTCGCAAGCTGGCCGCAGTGCCCCTGGATCGCCTGAAAACCATGCTCGACAAGCATGGTCTGAAAATCCTCCCCGGCCTTCCGGCACTGACCAGCTCGCCTTGCCTTTATGATGAGAGCCTGCTCAAGCCTGAAAGGCTGCTGATTCACTCCGGTGAGGCAGGCCTGCTGCTGGAAATCGAACGCGACGACTTCAAGAAGATGCTGAGCAAGGCCAGCGCCGGTAATTTTGGCGAGCCGCTGAGCAGCATCCGGCCGAACCTCGACCGCCCGACCGACGACCGCGAAGAAATTACCCAGGCAGTTCAGGCCTTCACCGCCCGGCGCATCCAGCAGCGCCTGGAAAGCACCATCGAAATTCCACCGTTGGCTGAAACTGCGCAAAAGATCATCAAGCTGCGCGTCGACCCCAACGCGACCATCGACGACATCACCGGCGTAGTCGAGACCGATCCTGCGCTGGCTGCTCAAGTAGTCAGTTGGGCCGCCTCGCCCTATTACGCCTCACCCGGCAAAATTCGTTCGGTAGAAGATGCCATCGTCCGCGTACTGGGCTTCGATCTGGTGATCAACCTGGCCCTTGGCCTGGCACTGGGCAAAACCTTGAGCCTGCCCAAAGACCATCCACAACACACCACGCCGTACTGGCAGCAGTCGATCTATACCGCCGCCGTGATCGAAGGCCTGACCCGCGCCATGCCGCGTGCAGAACGCCCAGAGGCCGGCTTGACCTACCTGGCCGGACTGCTGCACAACTTCGGCTACCTGCTGCTGGCGCACGTCTTCCCGCCGCACTTTTCGCTGATCTGCCGCCATCTGGAGGTCAACCCGCACCTGTGCCACAGCTATGTCGAGCAGCATCTGCTGGGCATCAGCCGCGAGCAGATCGGTGCCTGGTTGATGCGCTACTGGGATATGCCGGAAGAACTGTCCACCGCTCTGCGTTTCCAGCACGACCCGCTGTACGAAGGTGACCATGCGGCCTTCCCGAACCTTGTGTGCCTGGCAATACGCCTGCTGCGTGCCCGCGGCATCGGTTCGGGGCCCGACGAGTCGATCCCGGATGAATTGCTGGAGCGCTTGAACATCAGCCGCGAAAAAGCAGCCGATGTGGTCAACAAGGTGCTGGAGGCAGAAGTGCTGCTGCGCGAGTTGGCCTCGCAGTTCAATCAGCAGCACTAA
- a CDS encoding helicase produces the protein MKFRFILWAMGLLMAKASRKNPAFQQQLADKDLVFQLQTLDGKVARHFIVKDLRISSQSGTHPQPAFAIAFKDAAFGFATLQAKNKQLAFMQGIQDKSIQIKGNPALVIWFQGLMKYLKPKKKA, from the coding sequence ATGAAGTTTCGCTTTATCCTTTGGGCCATGGGGTTGTTGATGGCCAAGGCCAGTCGCAAGAACCCGGCTTTCCAGCAACAACTGGCCGACAAAGATCTGGTGTTCCAGTTGCAGACCCTCGACGGCAAGGTCGCGCGCCATTTCATCGTCAAGGATCTGCGTATCAGCAGCCAGTCCGGCACCCATCCACAACCGGCGTTTGCCATTGCCTTCAAGGATGCAGCCTTCGGCTTTGCCACCTTGCAAGCGAAGAACAAGCAATTGGCATTCATGCAGGGGATTCAGGACAAGAGCATCCAGATCAAGGGCAATCCGGCGCTGGTGATCTGGTTCCAGGGCCTGATGAAGTACCTGAAACCGAAGAAAAAGGCCTGA
- a CDS encoding HU family DNA-binding protein, giving the protein MRKPELAAAIAEKADLTKEQANRVLNAVLEEITGALHRKDSVTLVGFGTFLQRHRGARTGKNPQTGEPVKIKASNTVAFKPGKSLKDSVNP; this is encoded by the coding sequence ATGCGCAAACCAGAACTCGCCGCAGCTATTGCTGAAAAGGCCGACCTCACCAAAGAGCAAGCCAATCGCGTGCTCAACGCCGTGCTCGAAGAAATCACTGGCGCCCTGCACCGCAAGGACAGCGTGACGCTGGTCGGATTCGGTACATTCCTGCAGCGTCATCGTGGCGCTCGCACTGGCAAGAACCCGCAAACCGGTGAGCCAGTCAAAATCAAAGCCAGCAACACGGTTGCCTTCAAACCAGGTAAATCCCTGAAGGACAGCGTCAATCCGTGA
- a CDS encoding NAD(P)/FAD-dependent oxidoreductase, with product MTAPVVIVGTGLAGYNLAREFRKLDGETPLLLITADDGRSYSKPMLSTGFAKHKDADGLSMAEPGAMAEQLKAEVRTHTRISGIDPGHKRLWIGEEQVAYRDLILAWGAQTVQVPVEGDAGEAIFPINDLEDYARFRAAAAGKQRVLILGAGLIGCEFANDMSLGGFQVELVAPCEQVMPTLLHPAAAAAVQTGLEALGVRFHLGPVLTRLQRVAEGLEAHLSDGTVIACDLVVSAVGLRPRIDLASAAGLQVNRGVVVDRHLRTSHANIYALGDCAEVDGLNLLYVMPLMSCARALAQTLAGNPTAVAYGPMPVTVKTPACPLVVSPPPHGREGTWQVEGQGLDLKVLCHDVDGNLLGYALTGSAVMEKLALNRQLPALMA from the coding sequence ATGACGGCACCGGTGGTAATTGTGGGTACTGGCTTGGCGGGTTACAACCTGGCCCGCGAATTTCGCAAGCTCGACGGCGAGACGCCGTTGCTGTTGATTACCGCCGACGACGGCCGTTCCTATTCCAAGCCAATGTTGTCCACCGGCTTTGCCAAGCACAAGGATGCCGACGGCCTGAGCATGGCCGAGCCGGGGGCCATGGCTGAGCAGCTCAAGGCCGAAGTGCGTACCCATACCCGCATCAGCGGCATCGATCCGGGCCATAAGCGCCTGTGGATCGGCGAAGAGCAGGTGGCCTACCGCGACCTGATCCTGGCCTGGGGCGCGCAAACCGTGCAGGTGCCGGTCGAAGGCGATGCCGGTGAGGCGATCTTCCCGATCAACGATCTGGAGGATTACGCCCGCTTCCGTGCGGCGGCGGCGGGCAAGCAGCGGGTGTTGATCCTCGGGGCCGGCCTGATCGGCTGTGAATTCGCCAACGACATGAGCCTGGGCGGTTTCCAGGTCGAGCTGGTGGCGCCGTGCGAGCAGGTCATGCCGACCTTGCTGCACCCGGCGGCTGCCGCTGCCGTGCAGACTGGCCTGGAGGCGCTTGGCGTGCGCTTTCATCTCGGGCCGGTGCTGACGCGTCTGCAACGGGTTGCCGAAGGGCTGGAGGCGCACCTCTCGGACGGTACGGTGATCGCGTGTGACCTGGTGGTTTCGGCGGTTGGCCTGCGTCCACGCATCGACCTGGCTTCTGCGGCCGGCTTGCAGGTTAACCGTGGTGTGGTGGTCGACCGGCACCTGCGTACTTCGCATGCCAATATCTACGCTTTGGGTGATTGCGCCGAAGTCGATGGCCTCAACCTGCTCTATGTCATGCCGTTGATGAGCTGCGCGCGCGCGCTGGCACAAACCCTGGCTGGCAACCCGACAGCAGTTGCCTACGGCCCTATGCCGGTTACGGTGAAGACACCGGCTTGTCCGCTGGTGGTCTCGCCGCCACCTCATGGCCGCGAAGGTACATGGCAGGTCGAAGGTCAGGGCCTTGACCTCAAGGTGCTCTGTCATGACGTCGATGGCAACCTGTTGGGCTACGCCCTGACGGGCTCGGCAGTGATGGAGAAACTGGCTCTAAATCGGCAGCTTCCGGCGCTCATGGCGTAA
- a CDS encoding rubredoxin: MKKWQCIVCGLIYDEAEGWPDDGIAPGTRWEDVPADWLCPDCGVGKMDFEMIAIG, encoded by the coding sequence ATGAAAAAGTGGCAGTGTATTGTTTGTGGCCTGATCTACGACGAGGCCGAGGGTTGGCCGGATGATGGCATCGCCCCGGGTACTCGTTGGGAAGATGTCCCGGCAGACTGGCTGTGCCCGGACTGCGGTGTGGGCAAGATGGATTTCGAAATGATCGCCATCGGCTGA
- a CDS encoding chorismate--pyruvate lyase family protein, which translates to MPYETSQAPAAEWLQYSQVADSATPALLDWLFDQGSLTRRLTRLSADHFSVTPLYEGWQPLRDDECQALDLAPGSEGWVREVYLRGHGQAWVFARSVASRSALESGGLDMEALGSRSLGELLFCDQAFTRRAIEVCHYPKAWLPAIDASDKLWGRRSRFDRATLSVLVAEVFLPSLWQATEISGEIR; encoded by the coding sequence GTGCCGTACGAAACATCGCAAGCGCCCGCTGCAGAATGGTTGCAGTACTCTCAGGTAGCAGACAGCGCAACGCCTGCGCTCCTTGACTGGTTGTTCGATCAAGGATCACTGACCCGTCGCCTGACTCGATTATCCGCCGATCACTTTTCTGTTACACCCCTTTACGAGGGTTGGCAGCCCCTGCGTGATGACGAGTGCCAGGCACTGGATCTGGCGCCTGGCAGCGAAGGCTGGGTCCGCGAAGTGTACTTGCGCGGCCACGGCCAGGCCTGGGTGTTCGCCCGCAGTGTCGCCTCACGCAGTGCCCTCGAAAGTGGCGGGCTGGACATGGAAGCACTGGGCAGCCGCTCGCTGGGCGAACTGTTGTTCTGCGACCAGGCCTTTACGCGCCGCGCCATTGAGGTCTGTCATTACCCCAAGGCCTGGCTGCCGGCGATCGACGCCAGCGACAAGCTCTGGGGGCGTCGCTCGCGCTTTGATCGGGCCACACTGAGCGTGCTGGTTGCCGAAGTCTTCCTGCCGTCGCTGTGGCAGGCCACCGAGATTTCCGGGGAGATCCGCTGA
- the ubiA gene encoding 4-hydroxybenzoate octaprenyltransferase has product MYLQLLKSLNRLHPRAWDFIQLSRMDRPIGIYLLLWPTLSAVWIAAKGTPTLANVLIFTLGVVLMRAAGCAINDFADRKVDGHVKRTADRPLAAGRINAREALVLFAVLVGVSFLLVLCTNTQTVWLSFGAVALAACYPFMKRYTYYPQVVLGAAYSWGIPMAFTAANGELPAIAWLLYIANLLWTVGYDTYYAMVDRDDDLKIGVKSTAILFGEADRMIILTLQVLSLGCLLMAGNRFELGGWFHLGLIAALACFVWEFWTTRKLDRESCFKAFLHNHWAGLLVFVGIVLDYSF; this is encoded by the coding sequence ATGTACCTGCAGCTGCTCAAGTCGCTCAATCGTCTGCATCCGCGCGCCTGGGACTTCATCCAGTTGAGCCGCATGGACCGGCCGATCGGTATCTACCTGCTGTTGTGGCCGACGCTGTCAGCGGTGTGGATCGCCGCCAAGGGTACGCCGACCTTGGCCAACGTGCTGATTTTCACCCTCGGCGTGGTGCTGATGCGTGCGGCCGGTTGCGCCATCAACGACTTCGCCGACCGCAAGGTCGATGGCCACGTCAAACGCACCGCCGACCGCCCGTTGGCAGCCGGCCGGATCAATGCCCGCGAAGCACTGGTGCTGTTTGCCGTGCTGGTGGGCGTGAGCTTCCTGCTGGTGCTGTGCACCAATACCCAGACGGTATGGTTATCGTTCGGCGCGGTGGCGTTGGCGGCCTGCTATCCCTTCATGAAGCGCTACACCTACTACCCGCAGGTGGTGCTTGGAGCGGCCTATTCCTGGGGCATTCCCATGGCCTTCACCGCAGCCAACGGCGAGCTGCCGGCCATCGCCTGGCTGCTGTACATCGCCAACCTGCTGTGGACGGTGGGCTATGACACCTACTACGCCATGGTCGATCGCGACGATGATCTGAAGATCGGGGTCAAATCTACCGCGATCCTGTTCGGTGAAGCCGACCGGATGATTATCCTGACCCTGCAAGTGCTGTCGCTGGGCTGCTTGTTGATGGCCGGTAATCGCTTCGAACTGGGGGGCTGGTTCCACCTTGGGCTGATAGCCGCCCTGGCGTGCTTCGTCTGGGAATTCTGGACCACCCGCAAGCTGGACCGCGAGTCGTGTTTCAAGGCCTTCCTGCATAACCACTGGGCCGGGTTGCTGGTATTTGTCGGGATCGTGCTGGATTACAGCTTCTGA